One window of Oscillibacter hominis genomic DNA carries:
- a CDS encoding bifunctional chorismate mutase/prephenate dehydratase, which translates to MDIQELRAGIDAVDNQIRDLFTQRMDLSSQIADYKRSNKLPILDRTREREILARLTADQDPDLANYTRMLFKTLFDMSRAYQSARMGESQQLEEQIKSALEASPRKLPQNVTVACQGVEGAYSQIACDKLFASAGVMFMDSFEGVARAVGSGLCDYGILPIENNLYGSVNEVYDLMRKHSFYIVRSIKLRINHSLVVKPGTTDGDIREIFSHEQAIGQCSEFLKKYPNAKVTICENTAMAAKHVAQSDRSDVAAICSAECSELYGLKQLHRDIQNSDNNYTRFICIAKDLQILEGVNKVSILFRVPHRPGSLYEVLSTFATVGVNVSKLESRPIPGHDFDFLFYADVDADCREEQTVKMLCDLTRCTEEMTFLGAYSEA; encoded by the coding sequence ATGGACATTCAGGAATTGCGCGCCGGGATCGACGCCGTTGACAATCAGATTCGGGACCTTTTCACCCAGCGCATGGACCTGTCCAGCCAGATCGCCGACTATAAACGCTCCAACAAGCTGCCCATCCTGGACCGCACCCGGGAACGGGAAATCCTGGCCCGGCTGACGGCAGATCAGGACCCGGACCTGGCCAACTACACCCGGATGCTGTTCAAGACCCTTTTCGACATGAGCCGGGCCTATCAGTCCGCCCGCATGGGCGAGAGCCAGCAGCTGGAGGAGCAGATCAAATCCGCCCTGGAGGCTTCCCCCCGCAAGCTGCCCCAGAACGTCACCGTGGCCTGCCAGGGTGTGGAGGGCGCCTACTCTCAGATTGCCTGCGACAAGCTGTTCGCCTCCGCCGGCGTCATGTTCATGGACAGCTTTGAGGGCGTGGCCCGGGCGGTGGGCAGCGGCCTTTGCGACTACGGCATATTGCCCATTGAAAACAACCTCTACGGCTCCGTCAACGAGGTCTACGACCTGATGCGCAAGCACAGCTTCTATATCGTCCGCTCCATCAAGCTGCGCATCAACCACTCCCTGGTGGTGAAGCCGGGGACAACGGACGGGGACATCCGGGAGATTTTCTCCCACGAGCAGGCCATCGGCCAGTGCAGCGAGTTTTTGAAGAAGTACCCCAACGCCAAGGTCACCATCTGCGAGAACACGGCCATGGCCGCAAAGCATGTGGCCCAGTCCGACCGCTCCGACGTGGCCGCCATCTGCTCCGCCGAGTGCAGCGAGCTCTATGGCCTCAAGCAGCTCCACCGGGACATCCAGAACAGCGACAACAACTACACCCGCTTCATCTGCATCGCCAAGGACCTCCAGATTCTGGAAGGGGTCAATAAGGTCAGCATCCTCTTCCGCGTGCCCCACCGCCCCGGCTCCCTCTATGAGGTGCTCTCCACCTTCGCCACCGTGGGCGTCAACGTCTCCAAACTGGAGAGCCGCCCCATCCCGGGCCACGACTTTGACTTCCTCTTCTATGCCGACGTGGACGCGGACTGCCGGGAGGAGCAGACGGTGAAGATGCTGTGCGACCTGACCCGCTGCACCGAGGAAATGACCTTCCTGGGCGCTTACTCTGAGGCGTAA
- a CDS encoding shikimate kinase has product MYGLIGKTLGHSFSPQLHRWMWGCEYRLLPMDEAAAEQFFTQRAFDGVNVTIPYKQLALRLCDEVDDRAERIGAVNTVVNRGGRLYGYNTDYDGLSACIRRAGISLLGRKVLILGTGGTSRTAHAVAEDLGAEEIVTISRSGPDNYENIRRHAGAEILINTTPVGMYPAAGAAAVDIGVFPNLQGVVDAVYNPLTTYLVDQARQRGIPATCGLPMLVIQAQRAGEHFSGRRISDASAEAALRRITAEQTNLVLMGMPGSGKSTVGAMLGKRLGRPFVDLDEEVVRTAGKPISEIFDSGGEDAFRNIESQVLRQVSARHGIVLALGGGTAVREENRYFIRQNGRVYYLQRPLESLSGEGRPLSKSPEAIRALYEERREVYQSMADVSVDCSACGTEEAAAIIAKEWQSL; this is encoded by the coding sequence ATGTACGGGCTCATCGGAAAGACACTGGGCCACAGCTTTTCCCCCCAGCTACACCGCTGGATGTGGGGCTGCGAGTACCGGCTTCTCCCCATGGACGAGGCGGCGGCGGAGCAGTTTTTCACCCAGCGCGCCTTTGACGGCGTCAACGTCACCATCCCCTACAAGCAGCTTGCCCTGCGGCTGTGCGACGAGGTGGACGACCGGGCCGAGCGCATCGGCGCGGTGAACACGGTGGTAAACCGGGGCGGGCGGCTCTATGGCTACAACACGGACTATGACGGCCTCTCCGCCTGCATCCGCCGTGCGGGGATCAGCCTTCTGGGCCGCAAGGTGCTGATCCTTGGCACCGGCGGCACCTCCCGCACCGCCCACGCGGTGGCGGAGGACCTGGGCGCGGAGGAGATCGTCACCATCTCCCGCTCCGGCCCGGACAACTATGAGAACATCCGCCGCCACGCGGGCGCGGAAATCCTCATCAACACCACGCCTGTGGGCATGTACCCCGCTGCGGGCGCGGCGGCGGTGGACATCGGCGTCTTCCCCAACCTCCAGGGCGTGGTGGACGCGGTCTACAACCCCCTGACCACCTACTTGGTGGACCAGGCCCGGCAGCGGGGGATTCCCGCCACCTGCGGCCTTCCTATGCTGGTGATCCAGGCCCAGCGGGCGGGGGAGCACTTCTCCGGGCGGCGCATCTCCGACGCGTCGGCCGAGGCCGCGCTGCGCCGCATCACGGCGGAGCAGACCAACCTGGTGCTGATGGGCATGCCCGGCAGCGGCAAGAGCACGGTGGGCGCCATGCTGGGCAAGCGGCTGGGCCGCCCCTTCGTGGATTTGGACGAGGAGGTTGTCCGCACCGCAGGCAAGCCCATATCGGAGATTTTCGACTCCGGCGGGGAGGACGCCTTCCGGAACATAGAGTCCCAGGTGCTGCGCCAGGTCAGCGCCCGCCACGGCATCGTGCTGGCCCTGGGCGGCGGCACGGCGGTGCGGGAGGAGAACCGCTATTTCATCCGCCAGAACGGCCGCGTCTACTACCTCCAGCGGCCCCTTGAATCGCTCTCCGGCGAGGGGCGGCCCCTCTCCAAGAGCCCCGAGGCCATCCGGGCCCTCTATGAAGAGCGCAGGGAGGTCTACCAGTCCATGGCCGACGTAAGCGTGGACTGCTCCGCCTGCGGCACGGAGGAGGCCGCCGCGATCATTGCAAAGGAGTGGCAAAGCCTATGA
- the aroQ gene encoding type II 3-dehydroquinate dehydratase, with product MKIMVLNGPNLNLLGVREPGIYGTVSYAGLLELLEGYAAAHGHELICRQSNHEGDLVDWIQEARGKCDGIVINPGAYTHTSVALLDAVKAVNLPTVEVHISDVDSREPFRQVSYISLGCVRTIKGMGLEGYLEAIRTLEKRGEAQ from the coding sequence ATGAAGATCATGGTGCTCAACGGCCCCAACCTGAACCTTTTGGGCGTCCGGGAGCCGGGGATTTACGGCACCGTCAGCTATGCGGGGCTTCTTGAGCTGCTGGAGGGCTACGCCGCCGCCCACGGCCATGAGCTCATCTGCCGCCAGAGCAACCACGAGGGGGATTTGGTGGACTGGATTCAGGAGGCCCGCGGCAAGTGCGACGGCATCGTCATCAACCCCGGCGCCTATACCCACACCAGCGTGGCGCTTTTGGACGCGGTGAAGGCCGTGAACCTCCCCACGGTGGAGGTCCACATCTCCGACGTAGACAGCCGGGAGCCCTTCCGGCAGGTGTCCTACATCTCCCTTGGGTGCGTGCGCACCATCAAGGGCATGGGCCTGGAGGGGTACCTGGAGGCCATCCGCACATTGGAGAAAAGAGGGGAAGCACAGTGA
- a CDS encoding aminotransferase-like domain-containing protein encodes MNYHFSRLMSRQSDSVEKLLKNTNDPSLIPFSAGNPAPEAFPVAELAALCGRIFAEQPVAALQYNLSSGYPALRDTVKRWVRERCGVGGVEDEVLITTGSQQGMILTARALCDPGDVVLCEEYTFLGALNSFRSCGADTVGVAMEPDGMSIPDLERKLKAHPNARFLYTIPNFQNPTGVTLSAEKRREVYRLACRYGIVILEDDPYGELRFCGEPLPPIKTLDEEGRVIYCGSFSKVVAPGLRVAYAVANRELVTRMSRDKAGDDVHTSALPQILCHRLITETDFAAHLTGLKQVYRRKARLMMNCLDREAVPSGISYLPIDGGMFLWCTLPEGAGMLDYCARLAADAHVAVVPGSAFAADEGAPCRSFRMNFSTPSDEDIVRGCEQLGVFTRKYLGR; translated from the coding sequence GTGAACTACCATTTTTCCAGGCTCATGAGCCGCCAGAGCGACAGCGTGGAAAAGCTGCTGAAAAACACCAACGACCCGTCCCTGATCCCCTTCTCCGCCGGCAACCCGGCGCCGGAGGCCTTCCCGGTGGCGGAGCTTGCGGCCCTGTGCGGCCGGATTTTCGCCGAGCAGCCGGTGGCGGCATTGCAGTATAACCTGTCCAGCGGCTACCCCGCCCTGCGGGACACGGTGAAGCGCTGGGTGCGGGAGCGCTGCGGCGTGGGCGGCGTGGAGGACGAGGTCCTCATCACCACCGGCTCCCAGCAGGGCATGATCCTCACCGCCCGGGCGCTGTGCGACCCCGGTGACGTGGTGCTGTGCGAGGAGTACACCTTCCTGGGCGCGCTCAACTCCTTCCGCTCCTGCGGGGCGGACACGGTGGGCGTGGCCATGGAGCCGGACGGCATGAGCATCCCAGACCTGGAGCGCAAGCTGAAGGCCCATCCCAACGCCCGCTTTCTCTACACCATCCCCAACTTCCAAAACCCCACCGGCGTCACCCTCAGCGCGGAGAAGCGGCGGGAGGTCTACCGCCTGGCCTGCCGGTACGGCATCGTGATTTTGGAGGACGACCCCTACGGCGAGCTGCGGTTTTGCGGCGAGCCGCTGCCGCCCATCAAGACGCTGGATGAGGAGGGCCGGGTCATCTACTGCGGCAGCTTTTCCAAGGTGGTGGCGCCGGGCCTGCGGGTGGCCTACGCCGTGGCCAACCGGGAGCTTGTCACCCGCATGAGCCGGGACAAGGCCGGCGACGACGTGCACACCAGCGCTCTGCCGCAGATCCTCTGCCACCGCTTGATCACGGAGACGGATTTTGCGGCCCACCTAACGGGCCTGAAGCAGGTTTACCGGCGCAAGGCCCGGCTGATGATGAACTGCCTGGACCGGGAGGCGGTCCCCTCCGGCATTTCCTACCTGCCTATCGACGGCGGCATGTTCCTCTGGTGCACCCTGCCCGAGGGGGCCGGCATGCTGGATTACTGCGCCCGCCTGGCGGCGGATGCCCACGTGGCCGTGGTGCCGGGCAGCGCCTTTGCCGCCGACGAGGGCGCGCCCTGCCGGAGCTTCCGCATGAATTTTTCCACCCCGTCGGACGAGGACATCGTCCGGGGCTGTGAACAGTTGGGCGTGTTTACAAGGAAGTATCTGGGAAGATAA
- a CDS encoding helix-turn-helix domain-containing protein, which yields MVVKEAVVARFIELCDERQIRPNELATSSGVTPSTVYSMLDSSRKDVSIVTIKKLCDGLGISLGEFFSNPIFDNLAQEIQ from the coding sequence ATGGTTGTCAAAGAGGCGGTAGTTGCCAGATTTATAGAGCTTTGTGATGAGCGGCAGATACGGCCCAATGAACTTGCAACAAGTTCAGGTGTTACACCATCCACGGTATACAGTATGTTGGACAGCAGCCGCAAAGATGTCTCTATCGTGACCATCAAAAAACTGTGCGACGGTCTGGGAATCTCCTTGGGCGAATTTTTCTCCAATCCGATCTTTGATAACTTGGCTCAGGAGATACAATAA
- a CDS encoding SLOG family protein yields MVARRWLRLLKTCCFTGHRPQSLPWGNREEDFRCHALKERLQKEIRRLHQEEGVQHFLSGMALGVDTWAAELVLEEKLYWPEIILECVIPCPEQAERWKSADRKRYVSILHRCDRKTVLQEFYSRDCFLLRNRYMVDNSQFVLAVWNGQSGGTGYTVDYARRRNRTMIILPPL; encoded by the coding sequence ATGGTCGCACGGAGGTGGTTGAGGTTGCTGAAAACATGTTGCTTTACCGGGCATAGGCCCCAGTCCTTGCCCTGGGGAAATCGGGAGGAGGATTTCCGCTGTCATGCATTGAAGGAGCGGCTACAGAAAGAAATTCGACGGCTGCATCAAGAGGAAGGGGTTCAACACTTCCTTTCTGGTATGGCCTTGGGGGTGGATACTTGGGCGGCGGAACTCGTTTTGGAGGAAAAGTTGTATTGGCCCGAAATAATCTTAGAATGTGTAATTCCTTGTCCTGAGCAGGCTGAGCGATGGAAAAGCGCTGATAGAAAACGGTATGTTTCCATTTTACACCGCTGTGACCGGAAAACCGTATTACAAGAGTTCTATTCACGGGATTGCTTTTTGCTTAGAAACCGTTATATGGTTGACAACAGCCAATTTGTTTTGGCAGTGTGGAATGGACAGTCAGGAGGTACGGGATATACCGTGGATTATGCAAGAAGGCGCAATCGGACAATGATTATACTCCCACCTCTTTGA
- a CDS encoding helix-turn-helix domain-containing protein, whose amino-acid sequence MIKYDKLWITMDKKHISTYDLREKGGIDSKTVRRLRANENMETKTLNKLCAVLNCKLEDIAEYEPDVK is encoded by the coding sequence ATGATAAAATACGATAAGCTATGGATAACCATGGATAAAAAACATATATCCACATACGATTTGAGAGAAAAGGGCGGTATAGACAGCAAAACAGTTAGACGGTTACGGGCAAATGAAAACATGGAAACAAAGACATTGAATAAATTATGCGCTGTGCTGAACTGTAAATTGGAAGATATTGCTGAATACGAACCAGACGTTAAATAG
- a CDS encoding TrpB-like pyridoxal phosphate-dependent enzyme: MANEKIPYKIYLTEEEMPKSWYNVRADMKNKPAPLLNPGTLQPMGFEDLRGVFCDELIRQELDNDTAYFPIPEEIRSFYKMYRPSPLVRAYCLEEKLQTPAKIYYKFEGNNTSGSHKLNSAIAQAYYAKEQGLKGVTTETGAGQWGTALSMACGYLGLDCKVYMVKCSYEQKPFRREVMRTYGASVTPSPSESTAVGRKILAEHPGTTGSLGCAISEAVEVATTTPGYRYVLGSVLNQVLLHQSVIGLETKAALDKYGVVPDIIIGCAGGGSNLGGLISPFMGQELRGEAKYRFIAVEPASCPSLTRGRYAYDFCDTGMVCPLAKMYTLGSNFIPSANHAGGLRYHGMSSILSQLYHDGYMEARSVEQTSVFEAAELFARVEGILPAPESSHAIRVAIDEAMKCKETGEEKTIVFGLTGTGYFDLVAYQKFHDGEMVDVIPTDAELEESFAQLPPQPETL, translated from the coding sequence ATGGCAAACGAAAAAATCCCTTACAAAATCTATCTGACCGAAGAGGAGATGCCCAAGAGCTGGTACAACGTCCGCGCGGACATGAAGAATAAGCCCGCCCCCCTGCTGAACCCCGGCACCCTCCAGCCCATGGGCTTTGAGGACCTGCGCGGCGTGTTCTGCGACGAGCTGATCCGCCAGGAGCTGGACAACGACACCGCCTACTTCCCCATCCCGGAGGAAATCCGCAGCTTCTATAAGATGTACCGCCCCTCCCCCCTGGTCCGGGCCTACTGCCTGGAGGAAAAGCTCCAGACCCCGGCCAAGATTTACTATAAGTTCGAGGGCAACAACACCTCCGGCTCCCACAAGCTCAACAGCGCCATCGCCCAGGCGTACTACGCCAAGGAGCAGGGCCTCAAGGGCGTGACCACCGAGACCGGGGCCGGCCAGTGGGGCACGGCGCTGTCCATGGCCTGCGGATACCTGGGTCTGGACTGCAAGGTCTACATGGTGAAGTGTTCCTATGAGCAAAAACCCTTCCGCCGGGAGGTCATGCGCACCTACGGCGCGTCCGTCACCCCCTCCCCCAGCGAGTCCACCGCCGTGGGCCGGAAAATCCTCGCCGAGCACCCCGGCACCACCGGCTCCCTTGGCTGTGCCATCTCCGAGGCCGTGGAGGTGGCCACCACTACCCCCGGCTACCGCTATGTGCTGGGCAGTGTGCTGAACCAGGTGCTGCTCCACCAGAGCGTCATCGGGCTGGAGACCAAGGCGGCCCTGGATAAATACGGCGTGGTGCCCGACATCATCATCGGCTGCGCCGGAGGCGGCTCCAACTTAGGCGGCCTGATCTCCCCCTTCATGGGCCAGGAGCTGCGGGGCGAGGCCAAGTACCGCTTCATCGCCGTGGAGCCCGCAAGCTGCCCCAGCCTCACCCGGGGCCGGTACGCCTACGACTTCTGCGACACGGGCATGGTCTGCCCCCTGGCAAAGATGTATACCCTGGGCTCCAACTTCATCCCCTCGGCCAACCACGCCGGCGGGCTGCGCTATCACGGCATGAGCTCCATTTTGTCCCAGCTCTACCACGACGGCTACATGGAGGCCCGGTCCGTGGAGCAGACCTCCGTCTTTGAGGCGGCGGAGCTGTTCGCCCGGGTGGAAGGCATCCTGCCCGCCCCCGAGTCCAGCCACGCCATCCGGGTGGCCATCGACGAGGCCATGAAGTGCAAGGAGACCGGCGAGGAGAAGACCATCGTCTTCGGCCTCACCGGCACGGGATATTTTGACCTGGTGGCCTATCAGAAGTTCCACGACGGCGAGATGGTCGACGTCATCCCCACCGACGCGGAGCTGGAGGAGAGCTTTGCCCAGCTTCCTCCCCAGCCGGAAACCCTGTAA
- the nifJ gene encoding pyruvate:ferredoxin (flavodoxin) oxidoreductase, with translation MARKFKSMDGNNAAAYVSYAFTEVAGIYPITPSSPMADLVDQWSAAGQKNIFGNTVKVCEMQSEAGASGTVHGSLAAGALTTTYTASQGLLLMIPNMYKIAGELLPCVFHVSARTVSTHALNIFGDHSDVMACRQTGFAMLCEGNVQEVMDLSAVAHLAAIEGRVPFVNFFDGFRTSHEIQKVAVWDYDDLKDMCDMDAVESFRKHALNPEHPQMRGSHENGDIFFQHREACNKYYDALPAVVEKYMGKVNAKLGTDYKLFNYYGAPDADRVIIAMGSICDVSEEVIDYLNAHGEKVGLIKVRLYRPFAADKLLSAIPATAKKIAVLDRTKEPGAQGEPLYLDVVTALANAGRGDVTVIGGRYGLGSKDTPPRSVFAVYEELSKAAPKRQFTIGIVDDVTHLSLEEKAAPNTAPEGTIACKFWGLGGDGTVGANKNSIKIIGDHTDKYIQAYFQYDSKKTGGVTISHLRFGDKPIKSPYYINKADFVACHVPAYITKSFPIVRDVKPGGTFLINCQWDTKELGEHLDAASKRYIAENNIQVYTIDAIDLAAKIGMGKRTNTILQSAFFALAKVMPQEDAVKYMKDAATHSYLKKGQDIVDMNHKAIDMGASAFKKFDVPADWASAQDASTSQQLAGKPELVEQVRNILFPISKMDGDSLPVSAFLPHVDGQFEQGAAAYEKRGVAVSVPTWDSTKCIQCNNCAYVCPHATIRPYALTEEEAKAAPAAAKIVDVKAGKGKGVYKYTMAISPLDCMGCGVCVGQCPVNALTMVPQEEEAAQQEVFNYCVDKVSEKKDMQDNTVKGSQFKQPMLEFSGSCAGCAETSYARLVTQLYGERMYISNATGCSSIWGGPAATSPYCTNKAGHGPAWSNSLFEDNAEHGLGMYLGQNAVRQSLAEKTRALIAVPHAWSGLKEAAQKWLDTMEDGEANAEATRAYIAALEEGLMTVDQCMAFIGSPASHEVFGAKHAEMKAHMESLKASGAKYCDCDACTLAEEILSKKEYLAKKSMWIFGGDGWAYDIGFGGLDHVLASGNDVNVFVFDTEVYSNTGGQASKASNIGQVAQFAAAGKEIKKKSLAEIAMSYGYIYVAQVAMGANPAQTLKAITEAEAYHGPSLIIGYAPCEMHSIKGGMVNCQKEMKRAVDCGYWNMFRFNPAAEGSKFTLDSKAPAGGYQEFLMNEARYSRLTREFPDRASELFAKSEAAAKARYEHLLKLKAMYEG, from the coding sequence ATGGCAAGAAAGTTTAAGTCCATGGACGGTAACAACGCGGCCGCATATGTCAGCTACGCGTTTACCGAAGTGGCGGGGATCTATCCGATCACTCCGTCCTCCCCCATGGCAGACCTGGTCGACCAGTGGTCCGCTGCCGGCCAGAAGAATATTTTCGGAAACACGGTGAAGGTCTGCGAGATGCAGTCCGAGGCCGGCGCTTCCGGCACCGTCCACGGCTCCCTGGCCGCCGGTGCCCTGACCACCACTTATACCGCTTCCCAGGGCCTGCTGCTGATGATCCCCAACATGTATAAGATCGCCGGCGAGCTGCTGCCCTGCGTGTTCCATGTGTCCGCGCGTACCGTCTCCACCCACGCGCTGAACATTTTCGGTGACCACTCCGACGTTATGGCCTGCCGCCAGACCGGATTCGCCATGCTCTGCGAGGGCAACGTCCAGGAGGTCATGGACCTCTCCGCCGTGGCCCATCTGGCCGCCATTGAGGGCCGCGTGCCCTTCGTCAACTTCTTCGACGGCTTCCGCACCTCCCACGAGATCCAGAAGGTGGCCGTGTGGGATTACGACGACCTGAAGGACATGTGCGATATGGACGCTGTGGAGTCCTTCCGCAAGCACGCCCTGAACCCCGAGCATCCCCAGATGCGCGGCAGCCACGAAAACGGCGACATCTTCTTCCAGCACCGCGAGGCCTGCAACAAGTACTATGACGCTCTGCCCGCCGTGGTGGAGAAATACATGGGCAAGGTCAACGCTAAGCTGGGCACCGACTACAAGCTGTTCAACTACTATGGCGCTCCCGACGCTGACCGCGTCATCATCGCCATGGGTTCCATCTGCGACGTGAGCGAGGAGGTCATCGACTACCTGAACGCCCACGGCGAAAAGGTGGGCCTCATCAAGGTCCGCCTGTACCGCCCCTTCGCCGCCGACAAGCTGCTCTCCGCCATTCCCGCCACCGCCAAGAAGATCGCGGTGCTGGACCGCACCAAGGAGCCCGGCGCCCAGGGCGAACCCCTTTATCTGGACGTGGTCACGGCGCTTGCCAACGCCGGCCGCGGCGATGTGACCGTCATCGGCGGCCGCTATGGCCTGGGTTCCAAGGACACCCCGCCCCGCAGCGTGTTTGCCGTGTATGAGGAGCTGAGCAAGGCCGCTCCCAAGCGCCAGTTCACCATCGGCATCGTGGACGATGTGACCCACCTGAGCCTGGAGGAGAAGGCCGCCCCCAACACCGCCCCCGAGGGCACCATCGCCTGCAAGTTCTGGGGCCTGGGCGGCGACGGCACCGTCGGCGCCAACAAGAACTCCATCAAGATTATCGGCGACCACACCGATAAGTACATCCAGGCCTACTTCCAGTACGACTCCAAGAAGACCGGCGGCGTGACCATCAGCCACCTCCGGTTCGGCGACAAGCCCATCAAGAGCCCGTACTACATCAACAAGGCCGACTTTGTGGCCTGCCACGTGCCCGCCTACATCACCAAGAGCTTCCCCATCGTCCGGGACGTCAAGCCCGGCGGCACCTTCCTCATCAACTGCCAGTGGGATACCAAGGAGTTGGGCGAGCATCTGGACGCCGCCTCCAAGCGCTACATCGCTGAGAACAACATCCAGGTCTACACCATCGACGCCATCGACCTGGCCGCCAAGATCGGCATGGGCAAGCGCACCAACACCATTTTGCAGTCCGCCTTCTTCGCCCTGGCCAAGGTCATGCCCCAGGAAGACGCTGTGAAGTACATGAAGGACGCCGCCACCCATTCCTACCTGAAGAAGGGCCAGGACATTGTGGATATGAACCACAAGGCCATCGACATGGGCGCCAGCGCCTTCAAGAAGTTCGACGTGCCCGCCGACTGGGCCTCCGCCCAGGATGCCTCCACGTCCCAGCAGCTTGCCGGCAAGCCTGAGCTGGTGGAGCAGGTCAGGAACATCCTGTTCCCCATCTCCAAGATGGACGGCGACAGCCTGCCCGTCTCCGCGTTCCTGCCCCATGTGGACGGCCAGTTCGAGCAGGGCGCCGCTGCCTATGAAAAGCGCGGCGTGGCCGTCAGCGTGCCCACCTGGGATTCCACCAAGTGCATCCAGTGCAACAACTGCGCCTATGTCTGCCCCCACGCCACCATCCGTCCCTACGCCCTCACCGAGGAGGAGGCCAAGGCCGCTCCCGCGGCGGCCAAGATCGTGGACGTCAAGGCCGGCAAGGGCAAGGGCGTCTACAAGTACACCATGGCCATCTCTCCGCTGGACTGCATGGGCTGCGGCGTCTGCGTGGGCCAGTGCCCGGTGAACGCCCTGACCATGGTTCCCCAGGAAGAGGAGGCCGCCCAGCAGGAGGTCTTCAACTACTGCGTCGACAAGGTCTCCGAGAAGAAGGATATGCAGGACAACACGGTCAAGGGCAGCCAGTTCAAGCAGCCCATGCTGGAGTTCTCCGGCTCCTGCGCCGGCTGCGCCGAGACCAGCTATGCCCGCCTCGTCACCCAGCTCTACGGCGAGCGCATGTACATCTCCAACGCCACCGGCTGCTCCTCCATCTGGGGCGGACCGGCCGCTACCTCCCCCTACTGCACCAACAAGGCCGGACACGGCCCCGCTTGGTCCAACTCCCTCTTTGAGGACAACGCCGAGCACGGCCTGGGTATGTATCTGGGCCAGAACGCCGTCCGTCAGAGCCTGGCTGAGAAGACCCGTGCCCTGATCGCCGTGCCCCACGCCTGGTCCGGCCTGAAGGAGGCCGCTCAGAAGTGGCTGGATACCATGGAGGATGGCGAGGCCAACGCCGAGGCCACCCGCGCCTACATCGCCGCCCTCGAAGAGGGCCTCATGACGGTGGATCAGTGCATGGCGTTCATCGGCAGCCCCGCAAGCCATGAGGTGTTCGGTGCCAAGCACGCCGAGATGAAGGCCCACATGGAGAGCCTGAAGGCCTCCGGTGCCAAGTACTGCGACTGCGATGCCTGCACTTTGGCGGAGGAGATCCTCTCCAAGAAGGAATACCTGGCCAAGAAGTCCATGTGGATCTTCGGCGGCGACGGCTGGGCCTACGACATCGGCTTCGGCGGATTGGATCACGTCCTCGCTTCCGGAAACGACGTCAACGTCTTCGTCTTCGACACCGAGGTGTACTCCAACACCGGCGGCCAGGCCTCCAAGGCCTCCAACATCGGCCAGGTGGCCCAGTTTGCCGCCGCTGGTAAGGAGATCAAGAAGAAGAGCCTTGCCGAGATTGCCATGAGCTACGGCTATATCTATGTGGCCCAGGTGGCCATGGGCGCCAACCCCGCCCAGACCCTGAAGGCCATCACCGAGGCCGAGGCCTATCACGGCCCGTCCCTCATCATCGGCTACGCCCCCTGCGAGATGCACTCCATCAAGGGCGGCATGGTCAACTGCCAGAAGGAAATGAAGCGCGCCGTGGATTGCGGCTACTGGAACATGTTCCGCTTCAATCCCGCGGCGGAGGGCTCCAAGTTCACCCTGGATTCCAAGGCGCCCGCAGGCGGCTATCAGGAGTTCCTGATGAACGAGGCCCGCTACAGCCGTCTGACCCGGGAGTTCCCGGACCGCGCATCCGAGCTGTTTGCCAAGTCTGAGGCAGCCGCCAAGGCCCGCTATGAGCACCTGCTCAAGCTGAAGGCCATGTACGAGGGCTGA